Proteins found in one Acinetobacter sp. XH1741 genomic segment:
- a CDS encoding aminodeoxychorismate/anthranilate synthase component II: protein MLLMIDNYDSFTYNIVQYFGELNQEVKVVRNDQVTLEDIERWQPKYLVIGPGPCSPSEAGISIPAINHFAGKIPLLGVCLGHQSIGQAFGGNIVRAKTVMHGRLSDMYHSNKGIFSNLPSPFSATRYHSLVIDQETLPECLEVTCWTNEADGSMEEIMGVKHKTLPVEGVQFHPESILSQHGHQIFKNFLDIYA from the coding sequence ATGCTTCTAATGATCGACAATTACGACTCTTTTACCTACAACATCGTCCAGTATTTTGGCGAGTTGAATCAGGAAGTAAAAGTAGTTCGCAATGATCAAGTCACATTAGAGGATATTGAACGATGGCAACCAAAATATCTTGTGATTGGTCCTGGCCCTTGCTCTCCAAGTGAAGCAGGTATTTCAATTCCTGCAATTAATCATTTTGCCGGAAAAATTCCTTTGCTTGGCGTGTGTTTAGGGCATCAAAGTATTGGGCAAGCTTTTGGCGGAAATATTGTAAGAGCCAAAACAGTGATGCACGGACGTTTATCTGATATGTACCACAGCAATAAAGGTATTTTCAGTAATCTGCCTAGCCCATTTTCGGCAACTCGCTATCATTCATTAGTGATTGATCAAGAAACACTACCTGAATGCCTTGAAGTAACGTGCTGGACCAATGAAGCAGATGGCTCCATGGAAGAAATTATGGGTGTTAAGCATAAGACACTTCCTGTTGAAGGCGTGCAATTCCATCCTGAATCAATCTTGAGTCAACATGGCCATCAAATCTTTAAAAACTTTTTAGACATCTACGCATAA